Proteins found in one Desulfovibrio sp. genomic segment:
- a CDS encoding TDT family transporter, translated as MLQSVRNFFRAVPTPLAGLALGIASLGIGLEKSLPLHNFAQVLGALTSMTLILLLAGKFALNPRLLLEELRHPVLGSILPTTSMALMLQSKSLSILDVQAAQWLWLFAVALHLCLLLAFVAFRARQFSLHHMLPSWFVPFVGISVAAMTVPGPAYYQLAYGLMVFGMVNYAALLPVMLYRLIFSREIEDASKPTIAVLAAPASLSLVAYLSLEPTPSLLLCSLLLGVAVLMTSIIYVAFFKLLRLPFSPGFAAYTFPMAVGATALYKVSELLAAYPATLEYALQLKVLAVLEMIVATLVVAYVCWRYLIFYVRAWDTLLRAQRAAHA; from the coding sequence ATGTTGCAGAGTGTTCGCAATTTCTTTCGCGCTGTTCCCACTCCCCTTGCGGGGCTTGCCCTTGGCATTGCCAGCCTGGGCATCGGACTTGAAAAAAGCCTGCCCCTCCACAATTTTGCGCAGGTGCTTGGCGCGCTGACATCCATGACGCTGATTCTGCTGCTGGCGGGCAAATTTGCCCTGAACCCGAGGCTGTTGCTCGAAGAACTGCGCCACCCCGTGCTTGGCAGTATTTTACCCACCACCTCAATGGCCCTGATGCTGCAATCCAAGAGCCTGAGCATTCTGGACGTACAAGCGGCCCAGTGGCTCTGGCTGTTTGCCGTGGCCCTGCACCTCTGCCTTTTGCTGGCCTTTGTCGCCTTCCGGGCAAGGCAGTTCAGCCTGCACCACATGCTGCCTAGCTGGTTTGTACCCTTTGTTGGCATCAGCGTGGCGGCCATGACGGTTCCCGGCCCGGCCTACTACCAGCTTGCCTATGGTCTGATGGTTTTTGGCATGGTCAATTACGCGGCCCTGCTGCCTGTCATGTTGTATCGCCTCATATTTTCCAGAGAAATCGAGGACGCATCCAAGCCCACCATCGCGGTGCTTGCCGCTCCGGCCAGCCTCTCGCTGGTAGCCTATCTGAGCCTTGAGCCAACCCCCTCCCTGCTCTTGTGCAGCCTTTTGCTCGGGGTAGCGGTGCTGATGACCAGCATCATCTATGTTGCCTTTTTCAAACTGCTGCGTTTGCCCTTCAGCCCCGGCTTTGCGGCCTACACCTTCCCCATGGCGGTGGGTGCAACAGCGCTGTACAAGGTTTCCGAACTGCTGGCCGCGTACCCGGCAACGCTGGAGTATGCCCTGCAACTCAAGGTACTGGCAGTGCTGGAAATGATTGTCGCCACCCTGGTTGTGGCCTATGTGTGCTGGCGCTACCTGATCTTTTACGTTCGGGCCTGGGATACGCTGCTGCGCGCGCAAAGGGCGGCGCACGCCTGA
- a CDS encoding sulfite exporter TauE/SafE family protein, with product MLVFAAMLLLGILLGFVGAGGAGVMITMLSVGFDIPMQVALGTSLAAMAFTSLSGSVSHFREGNVNRRLGLLLGAFGAAGAFCGAHISSGLASATLKPLTGVVLMLSAFLIYLRVFHPANPLFSFRFTSTRGVKFWLLTGMVGVFNGLISGACGVGATPFIQMTLLIIFNVPLYQTVGTTMLVILPIAAFGSLGFLAAGHLDLVLFLQVLAGQVIGAYVGAKFTRMAPQLLLKGCMVALPGLGGLILLLAR from the coding sequence ATGCTTGTTTTTGCCGCCATGCTTTTGTTGGGGATATTGCTGGGCTTTGTGGGCGCTGGTGGCGCTGGGGTTATGATCACCATGCTCAGCGTGGGCTTTGACATCCCCATGCAGGTCGCCCTTGGCACCTCGCTCGCGGCCATGGCGTTTACGTCCCTCTCCGGCTCCGTCAGCCACTTTCGCGAGGGCAACGTAAACCGCAGGCTGGGCTTGCTGCTGGGCGCGTTTGGCGCCGCCGGTGCCTTCTGCGGCGCGCACATTTCGTCCGGGCTTGCCTCCGCCACGCTCAAGCCGCTGACAGGCGTGGTGCTTATGCTCTCCGCCTTCCTCATTTATCTGCGGGTCTTTCACCCGGCCAATCCGCTGTTCAGCTTTCGTTTCACCAGCACCCGCGGCGTGAAGTTCTGGCTGCTGACAGGCATGGTGGGCGTGTTCAACGGTCTGATTTCCGGGGCCTGCGGCGTGGGGGCAACGCCCTTTATCCAGATGACCCTGCTGATTATCTTCAATGTGCCGCTCTATCAGACCGTAGGCACAACCATGCTGGTCATTCTGCCCATCGCGGCATTTGGCAGCCTGGGTTTTCTCGCCGCCGGGCATCTGGATCTTGTGCTGTTCCTGCAGGTTCTGGCTGGTCAGGTCATCGGCGCGTATGTGGGCGCAAAATTTACCCGCATGGCTCCGCAATTGCTGCTCAAAGGCTGCATGGTGGCGCTGCCGGGGCTGGGCGGTCTGATTCTGTTGCTTGCCCGCTAA
- a CDS encoding ABC transporter substrate-binding protein, protein MNLLKVASVCALSLFVGQAAMAAEAPIKIGFPIPLTGEIPKVGEGSKYAAEMLKEEINAKGGLKVGDKMYPLEFIYEDNESKPESAVNVTLKLIERDKVMAIVGPQSSRQAVPAGAVANDEQVPMITPWSTNPDATKDRPWVFRGAFLDPFQAPVAVDFTTKKFNAKKAAVLFEVSNDYSKGLADNFKEAFEKTHGKGSVVAMESHGPKDQDFSAQLTKIIAAKPDFIFVPENYSFAALIVPQARDLGYKGPFMGSDAWGSAELFNLCGKDCVDQFFSTHYTAEGATGKTKEFIDKYKAKYGYVPDDVAALTWDSINIVLQAIQKAGKIDPDLKKERKIIRDNMAGMANFDGITGSMKFDENRDPIKCAVIVRVTETGAFAFVESVCPK, encoded by the coding sequence ATGAATTTGCTGAAAGTAGCGTCAGTTTGCGCCCTGTCTCTCTTTGTGGGGCAAGCGGCCATGGCCGCAGAAGCTCCGATCAAAATCGGGTTCCCCATCCCGCTTACCGGTGAAATCCCCAAGGTGGGCGAAGGTTCCAAGTATGCGGCTGAAATGCTGAAGGAAGAGATCAACGCCAAGGGCGGGCTGAAAGTGGGCGACAAGATGTACCCGCTTGAATTCATTTATGAAGACAATGAATCCAAACCCGAGTCTGCCGTCAACGTGACCCTGAAGCTCATTGAGCGCGACAAGGTCATGGCCATCGTGGGTCCCCAGTCTTCGCGTCAGGCCGTGCCTGCGGGCGCCGTTGCCAATGATGAACAGGTGCCCATGATCACCCCCTGGTCCACCAACCCCGACGCCACCAAGGACCGCCCCTGGGTCTTCCGCGGGGCCTTCCTTGACCCCTTCCAGGCTCCTGTGGCCGTGGACTTCACCACCAAGAAGTTCAACGCCAAAAAAGCCGCTGTTCTTTTTGAAGTTTCCAACGACTACTCCAAGGGGCTTGCCGACAACTTCAAGGAAGCCTTTGAAAAGACCCACGGCAAAGGTTCTGTGGTGGCCATGGAATCGCACGGCCCCAAGGATCAGGATTTCTCTGCCCAGCTGACCAAGATCATCGCCGCCAAGCCCGATTTCATCTTTGTGCCTGAAAACTACAGCTTTGCGGCCCTTATTGTGCCTCAGGCCCGCGATCTCGGTTACAAGGGCCCCTTCATGGGTTCCGATGCCTGGGGTTCAGCCGAACTCTTCAACCTCTGCGGCAAGGACTGTGTGGATCAGTTCTTCTCCACCCACTACACCGCCGAGGGCGCGACCGGCAAAACCAAGGAATTCATCGACAAGTACAAGGCCAAGTACGGCTATGTGCCTGACGATGTTGCCGCTCTGACCTGGGACTCCATCAATATCGTGCTTCAGGCCATCCAGAAGGCCGGCAAGATTGATCCCGACCTCAAGAAAGAACGCAAAATCATTCGTGACAACATGGCTGGCATGGCCAACTTTGACGGCATCACCGGCAGCATGAAGTTTGACGAAAACCGCGACCCCATCAAGTGCGCTGTTATCGTGCGCGTGACGGAAACCGGCGCGTTCGCCTTTGTGGAATCTGTCTGCCCCAAATAG
- a CDS encoding AbrB family transcriptional regulator codes for MGTTIMLFAVGLAGSFVFDRFHLPGGAMTGAMIAVVIFKSCGSITSPDMAHWVRFIVYGCVGVLVGNMYNPGMLDAVRDTWPMMLLSTGIILMAGLLCTWIAVRWGGLSVGGAYLATSPGGFNAVVALSGGTGAEAPMVMVYHLVRIYAIVLLSPIVAKMLSYLVK; via the coding sequence ATGGGTACAACAATAATGCTGTTTGCCGTGGGGCTTGCAGGAAGTTTTGTTTTTGACCGTTTTCATCTGCCCGGCGGGGCCATGACCGGGGCCATGATCGCCGTGGTAATTTTTAAAAGCTGCGGCTCCATTACCTCGCCCGACATGGCGCACTGGGTGCGCTTTATTGTCTACGGGTGCGTGGGCGTGCTTGTGGGCAACATGTATAATCCCGGCATGCTTGACGCCGTGCGCGACACCTGGCCCATGATGCTGCTTTCAACGGGTATCATTTTGATGGCGGGGCTTTTGTGCACCTGGATTGCCGTGCGCTGGGGCGGGCTTTCTGTGGGAGGGGCGTATCTCGCGACCAGCCCCGGCGGGTTCAACGCTGTGGTGGCGCTTTCCGGCGGCACAGGGGCAGAAGCCCCCATGGTGATGGTCTATCATCTGGTGCGCATCTATGCCATTGTGCTGCTCTCGCCCATTGTTGCCAAGATGCTGTCTTATTTAGTGAAGTAA
- a CDS encoding branched-chain amino acid ABC transporter permease — MDFLLQQTLNALQWGSFYALIALGYTLVYGVLRLINFAHGDIFMVGAYISFFVATYLVSSDGLGLSKPLTLWLTIVLTMGLTALVGVTLERIAYRPLRRKGAHRLYVVITALMCGLILENGNLALLGATKRKLPELIDKTVYSIGPLVITNLKVWVIVAAVLVFLFLQTIVTRTKVGMAMRAVSWDRFALPLMGIPLDSVIVVTFVLGSGIAGLGGMLFAMCYPNLEPYMGAMIGWKAFIAAVVGGIGDIRGAFVGGFMLAFVEIMVVAFLPSTYMDLFSFTILLLILWVRPTGIFGMPQTTKI; from the coding sequence ATGGACTTTCTGCTGCAACAGACCCTCAACGCCTTGCAATGGGGCAGCTTTTACGCCCTCATCGCCCTGGGCTACACCTTGGTTTACGGGGTGCTGCGCCTCATCAACTTCGCCCACGGCGATATTTTTATGGTTGGGGCCTACATTTCCTTTTTTGTGGCCACGTATCTGGTTTCTTCCGATGGGCTTGGCCTTTCAAAGCCACTGACGCTGTGGCTGACCATTGTTCTGACAATGGGCCTCACAGCCCTTGTGGGCGTCACACTTGAGCGCATTGCCTACCGGCCCCTGCGCCGCAAGGGCGCCCACAGACTTTATGTGGTCATTACCGCACTGATGTGCGGCCTTATTCTTGAAAACGGCAACCTTGCATTGCTTGGGGCAACCAAGCGCAAGCTGCCCGAGCTTATCGACAAAACAGTATATTCCATCGGGCCGCTGGTCATCACCAACCTCAAAGTATGGGTTATTGTGGCTGCGGTGCTGGTGTTTCTGTTCTTGCAGACCATCGTCACGCGCACCAAGGTGGGCATGGCCATGCGTGCGGTTTCCTGGGATCGCTTTGCCCTGCCGCTCATGGGCATACCGCTCGACAGCGTCATTGTGGTCACCTTTGTGCTTGGCTCGGGCATTGCCGGGCTTGGCGGCATGCTGTTTGCCATGTGCTACCCCAACCTTGAGCCATACATGGGCGCCATGATCGGCTGGAAGGCCTTTATCGCGGCGGTTGTGGGCGGCATTGGCGACATACGCGGCGCATTTGTGGGCGGCTTTATGCTGGCATTTGTAGAAATCATGGTGGTGGCCTTTTTGCCGTCCACCTACATGGATCTGTTTTCCTTCACCATCCTGCTGCTCATCCTGTGGGTGCGGCCCACGGGCATTTTCGGCATGCCGCAAACGACCAAAATCTAG
- a CDS encoding branched-chain amino acid ABC transporter permease yields the protein MLPLIVQTVLAILGVLCFGYAVKRAVRQKKIDCLLFLLGGLVLVFAEYFSWIDGYWLSVIKFMGLNVIFATSLNLVNGYMGEFSCGHAGFMCVGAYVGGLISIILFTKNKMLGAPLLPPELAPLLFPLVLAAAGGVAALFGLLVALPSFKTRDDYLAIITIAANYIIISLIINIDFVGGPRGLTGMRGVVRAMENVADIPWMMIWMLLGVMITTMMLYRLVNSTLGKGIPAVCQNEVAAEIMSVNTKKVKLVAFMVSAGIAGVAGALYAHMFSSIYANSFGIMKSTEAMVMVYLGGMGSLSGSVLAAVMFTLLIELLRFALPAMSDLAHMLPFVPNSFNISQEWKWVIIPLILILLMQFRPEGLLGNRELTDVFPKLKRLVSFGKRD from the coding sequence ATGCTGCCTCTTATTGTACAAACGGTTCTTGCGATTCTGGGCGTGCTCTGCTTTGGCTATGCCGTCAAACGGGCTGTCAGGCAGAAGAAAATAGACTGTCTTCTGTTTCTGCTTGGCGGGCTGGTACTTGTTTTTGCCGAATACTTTTCGTGGATTGACGGCTACTGGCTCTCGGTTATCAAGTTCATGGGCCTCAACGTTATTTTTGCCACCAGTCTGAACCTTGTGAACGGCTACATGGGCGAGTTTTCCTGTGGTCACGCGGGCTTTATGTGCGTGGGGGCCTATGTGGGCGGGCTTATCTCCATCATTCTGTTCACCAAGAACAAAATGCTGGGCGCTCCTCTGCTGCCGCCCGAGCTTGCGCCCCTGCTCTTTCCCCTGGTGCTTGCCGCAGCGGGCGGCGTGGCGGCCCTTTTTGGCCTGCTGGTTGCCCTGCCTTCGTTCAAAACCCGTGACGACTATCTGGCAATCATCACCATTGCCGCCAACTACATCATCATTTCGCTCATCATCAATATCGACTTTGTGGGCGGCCCGCGCGGCCTTACAGGCATGCGCGGCGTAGTGCGCGCCATGGAAAACGTGGCCGACATCCCCTGGATGATGATCTGGATGCTGCTTGGCGTGATGATCACCACCATGATGCTCTACCGTCTGGTAAACAGCACTCTGGGGAAGGGCATACCTGCCGTATGCCAGAACGAAGTTGCCGCTGAGATCATGAGCGTCAACACCAAGAAGGTGAAACTTGTGGCCTTTATGGTATCTGCGGGCATTGCCGGTGTGGCGGGCGCGCTTTACGCGCACATGTTCAGCTCCATCTACGCCAACAGCTTTGGCATCATGAAGTCCACCGAAGCCATGGTCATGGTGTATCTGGGCGGCATGGGTTCACTTTCCGGCTCGGTGCTGGCCGCCGTGATGTTTACTCTGCTGATCGAGCTTTTGCGCTTTGCCCTGCCTGCCATGAGCGATTTGGCCCACATGCTGCCCTTTGTGCCCAATTCGTTCAACATCAGCCAGGAATGGAAGTGGGTCATCATCCCGCTGATCCTTATTCTGCTTATGCAGTTCAGGCCCGAGGGCCTCTTGGGCAACAGGGAACTGACCGATGTGTTCCCCAAACTGAAACGGCTGGTAAGCTTCGGCAAGCGCGACTAA
- the ggt gene encoding gamma-glutamyltransferase → MNFASSPYAETESQRFDPMTTQGMVTSPHYLATQAGVDILRKGGTALDAAVAVAAVLAVVYPQMCSIGGDNFWLAHEAATGALHGINACGRSGENVTRDFFAQKGLATIPLRGPLAACTVPGVISGWDSAHTLSRSWGSPLALGDLLQEAISLAAEGFAVTPSLAHWLREDCKPDPTGYRQLQRFDGFARTFLPAGTPPQTGAVLRLPDLAVTLDLIAREGARVFYEGELAERLTRWLASNGGLLTARDFAEHQAETVTPLRVRYRGLECCNLPPNTQGLASLSILNILEHLDIQSMGEGSAAHLHAIVEATKLAFADRDAYVADPDFADIPVDYLLSPEHGRKLANRINPARALSSVAPLEPKGDTCWFGVVDAQGNAVSAIQSIFHDFGAGLVAGDTGILLQNRGSFFSLDPAHINRLEPRKRTMHTLNPPMLRKDGKPWLVYGTMGGEGQPQTQAAIVTRMVDFGLSPHDAVAAPRWLYGRSWGLPVNNLRLEGRFSPQLAQALTQQGHSVERIADFSDLMGHAGAILCNQETGVLFGATDPRSDGQAAGY, encoded by the coding sequence ATGAATTTTGCGTCCAGCCCCTATGCGGAAACGGAATCCCAGCGTTTTGACCCCATGACCACACAGGGTATGGTTACATCGCCGCACTACCTTGCCACCCAGGCAGGCGTGGATATTCTGCGCAAGGGCGGCACCGCTCTGGATGCCGCCGTGGCCGTGGCCGCAGTGCTGGCTGTTGTGTATCCGCAGATGTGCAGCATCGGGGGCGACAACTTCTGGCTGGCGCATGAGGCCGCAACCGGCGCACTGCACGGCATCAACGCCTGTGGGCGCTCTGGCGAAAATGTCACGCGGGATTTTTTTGCGCAAAAGGGCCTTGCGACCATTCCCCTGCGCGGGCCGCTGGCTGCCTGCACTGTGCCCGGCGTAATTTCTGGTTGGGATTCCGCCCACACGCTCAGCCGCTCATGGGGCAGCCCTCTTGCCTTGGGCGACCTGCTGCAAGAGGCAATCAGCCTCGCGGCAGAAGGTTTTGCCGTAACGCCCTCCCTGGCCCACTGGCTGCGTGAGGACTGCAAGCCTGACCCCACGGGCTATCGGCAACTGCAACGGTTTGACGGCTTTGCCCGCACGTTTTTGCCCGCAGGCACGCCACCGCAAACAGGGGCTGTGCTGCGTCTGCCCGACCTTGCCGTCACCCTTGACCTCATTGCCCGCGAAGGCGCGCGCGTATTTTATGAAGGCGAACTGGCCGAGCGCCTGACCCGCTGGCTTGCAAGCAACGGCGGCCTGCTCACAGCGCGGGATTTCGCCGAGCATCAGGCAGAAACCGTCACGCCCCTGCGCGTGCGCTACCGTGGCCTTGAATGCTGCAACCTGCCGCCAAACACCCAGGGGCTGGCTTCGCTCTCCATACTCAACATCCTTGAGCATCTGGACATCCAGAGCATGGGGGAAGGCAGCGCCGCACACCTGCATGCCATAGTCGAGGCCACCAAGCTGGCCTTTGCCGATCGCGATGCTTATGTGGCTGACCCGGATTTTGCCGACATTCCTGTAGATTATCTGCTGTCTCCGGAGCATGGGCGCAAGCTTGCCAACCGCATTAACCCCGCCCGCGCGCTCAGCTCCGTCGCCCCGCTGGAACCCAAGGGCGACACCTGCTGGTTCGGCGTGGTTGACGCTCAGGGCAACGCCGTTTCTGCCATCCAGAGCATTTTTCACGACTTTGGCGCTGGCCTTGTGGCTGGCGATACGGGCATCTTGCTGCAAAACCGGGGCAGCTTTTTTTCGCTTGATCCCGCCCATATTAACAGGCTTGAACCGCGCAAGCGCACCATGCATACGCTCAACCCGCCCATGCTGCGCAAGGACGGCAAGCCTTGGCTCGTTTACGGCACCATGGGCGGCGAGGGGCAACCTCAAACGCAGGCGGCCATAGTCACCCGAATGGTAGATTTTGGGCTGAGTCCGCACGATGCTGTGGCCGCACCGCGCTGGCTTTATGGCCGAAGCTGGGGCCTGCCGGTAAACAACCTCCGGCTTGAAGGCCGATTCAGCCCGCAATTGGCACAAGCTCTGACCCAACAGGGGCATTCGGTTGAGCGCATTGCAGACTTCAGCGACCTGATGGGCCATGCCGGAGCCATTCTTTGTAATCAGGAGACCGGCGTACTCTTTGGAGCAACCGACCCGCGCAGCGATGGGCAGGCTGCTGGTTATTGA
- a CDS encoding LysR substrate-binding domain-containing protein, whose translation MTLKQLQVFLAVARFQNLTQAAEALFLTKGAVSQALQELERHLGVRLFDRVHPHLRLNHEGARLWPLADEMLQRAEAIERTFQAGGACFLSIGASKTIGNYLLPQLMHDFERDHGWLPKAQIANTNRLLELVEGYVLDVVLLEGEQHRTDMVAEEWLKDEMAVVACKGHALADGKAHAPEELAGQRWILREPDSGTRAFFAHTLGSLIAPYTVALSLSSTEAVLGMVEQGLGITFASRLMAELPGFSSRFSIIRLTQTFSRTFSLCWHESKYHSAGMDTFIRFCRAWSPLSR comes from the coding sequence ATGACACTCAAGCAATTGCAGGTTTTTTTGGCTGTGGCGCGTTTTCAGAACCTCACACAGGCCGCAGAGGCTCTGTTTCTGACCAAGGGCGCTGTTTCCCAAGCCTTGCAGGAGCTGGAGCGGCATCTCGGCGTGCGTCTGTTTGACCGGGTGCACCCGCATTTGCGGCTGAATCATGAGGGCGCGCGTCTGTGGCCGCTGGCGGACGAAATGCTGCAAAGGGCCGAGGCCATCGAGCGGACGTTTCAGGCTGGCGGGGCCTGCTTTTTGAGCATTGGGGCCAGCAAGACCATTGGCAACTATCTGCTGCCGCAACTGATGCACGATTTTGAACGGGATCACGGGTGGCTGCCCAAGGCGCAGATAGCCAACACCAACCGCCTGCTTGAACTGGTGGAAGGCTATGTTCTGGATGTGGTGCTGCTGGAGGGCGAGCAGCATCGAACCGACATGGTGGCAGAGGAATGGCTGAAGGATGAAATGGCGGTGGTGGCGTGCAAGGGGCATGCTCTGGCGGACGGCAAGGCCCATGCGCCGGAAGAGCTGGCAGGCCAGCGCTGGATTCTGAGGGAGCCGGATTCCGGCACAAGGGCGTTTTTTGCGCACACCCTCGGCTCGCTTATAGCGCCCTATACCGTGGCCCTGAGCCTCAGCTCCACAGAGGCGGTGCTGGGCATGGTGGAGCAGGGGCTGGGCATCACCTTTGCTTCACGGCTCATGGCCGAGCTGCCGGGCTTCAGCAGCCGTTTTTCAATAATCCGGCTGACACAGACGTTTTCACGCACGTTTTCCCTTTGCTGGCACGAGTCAAAATACCACTCTGCGGGCATGGATACGTTTATCCGCTTTTGCCGGGCGTGGTCGCCGCTCAGCAGATAG
- a CDS encoding ABC transporter ATP-binding protein — translation MALLEMKEVTQRFGGLIALTDFSIAVEDHSLVGLIGPNGAGKTTVFNLASGFYHASEGQIVFNGHTYDTRLEPHQVTAMGMARTFQNIRLWNDMTVLDNICVSQYHRLGYGLLDAWLCNERYSREEKRVRQKASKILEIMELADVANEFPKNLPYGLQRRVELARALSTDPKLLLLDEPAAGLNSSDVDGLIKHIRWIFDEFKIAIWMIEHQMKVVMSLCQHITVVEFGKTIAKGTPQEIQSNPDVIKAYLGDENV, via the coding sequence TTGGCACTGCTTGAAATGAAAGAAGTCACGCAACGCTTCGGCGGGCTGATTGCGTTAACGGATTTTTCCATCGCCGTGGAAGACCACTCCCTTGTGGGCCTCATCGGCCCCAACGGCGCGGGCAAGACAACGGTGTTCAATCTGGCCTCCGGCTTTTATCACGCCAGCGAAGGGCAGATTGTCTTTAACGGCCATACATACGATACCCGCCTTGAGCCGCATCAGGTTACGGCCATGGGCATGGCACGCACCTTTCAAAACATCCGCCTGTGGAACGACATGACGGTGCTCGACAACATCTGCGTGTCGCAATACCACAGGCTGGGATACGGGCTGCTTGACGCCTGGCTCTGCAACGAGCGCTACAGCCGCGAAGAAAAACGCGTGCGGCAAAAGGCCTCGAAGATTCTTGAAATCATGGAACTGGCCGATGTGGCCAATGAATTTCCCAAAAACCTGCCCTACGGCCTGCAACGCCGGGTGGAACTGGCCCGCGCCCTTTCCACCGACCCCAAGCTGCTGCTGCTTGACGAACCCGCCGCTGGCCTGAACTCCTCGGACGTTGACGGCCTCATCAAGCACATCCGCTGGATCTTTGACGAATTCAAAATCGCCATCTGGATGATCGAGCATCAGATGAAGGTTGTCATGTCGCTGTGCCAGCACATTACCGTTGTGGAATTCGGCAAGACCATTGCCAAGGGCACGCCGCAGGAAATTCAGTCCAACCCCGATGTCATCAAGGCCTACTTGGGCGACGAGAACGTGTGA
- a CDS encoding ABC transporter ATP-binding protein has translation MLLEVENLYAGYGKIEALHGISFHVNKGEIVTLIGANGAGKSTTLKAVMRLTPPESPTVISGDIRFNGESILKTEPHHVVARLKMDLVPEGRHIFGNLTVNENLKLATWTRKDNNIQRDVDKVFELFPRLKERMHQRSDTLSGGEQQMLAVGRALMTNCSVLLLDEPSMGLSPLLMYDMFRTFKQLNSEGLTVVVVEQNARLALQVADRGYVLDTGSIVAEGSAAHLADTPEIKAAYLGA, from the coding sequence ATGCTACTGGAAGTTGAAAATCTCTACGCCGGCTATGGCAAGATTGAAGCCCTTCACGGCATTTCATTTCACGTGAACAAGGGCGAAATAGTCACCCTCATCGGGGCCAACGGCGCTGGCAAGTCCACCACGCTCAAGGCCGTCATGCGTCTCACGCCGCCGGAATCGCCCACTGTCATCAGCGGCGACATCCGCTTTAACGGCGAATCCATATTGAAAACAGAGCCGCACCATGTGGTGGCCCGCCTCAAGATGGATCTTGTGCCCGAAGGCCGCCATATTTTCGGCAACCTCACGGTGAACGAAAATCTCAAGCTGGCTACCTGGACGCGCAAGGACAACAACATCCAGCGGGATGTGGACAAAGTTTTTGAGCTTTTTCCGCGCCTTAAAGAACGCATGCACCAGCGCAGCGACACGCTCTCTGGCGGCGAACAGCAAATGCTGGCGGTAGGCCGCGCGCTTATGACCAACTGCTCGGTGCTCCTGCTGGACGAACCCTCCATGGGGCTTTCGCCCCTGCTCATGTACGACATGTTCCGTACCTTCAAGCAACTCAACAGCGAAGGCCTGACCGTTGTGGTTGTGGAGCAGAACGCCCGCCTGGCGCTCCAGGTGGCGGATCGCGGCTACGTGCTCGACACTGGCAGCATCGTGGCGGAAGGTTCCGCCGCCCATCTGGCCGACACGCCGGAAATCAAGGCGGCCTATCTGGGCGCATAA
- a CDS encoding flavodoxin family protein: MKIYAINGGPRKKFNTAKLLQAALDGAAAAPCSETVETEMIHLYDLNYKGCVSCFSCKRVGGKSYGHCAVKDDLAPVLEKLSQADGLIFGSPIYFGNVTGMMRSFLERLLFPFFVYDKDYSSLAPKRMPTAFIYPMNVSSEEMEQYGYLQNLKGMETFVGRLFGEPQVQHVHNTYQFDDYSKYKCERFSEPAKAAYRDAHFPQDLENARRIGAAMVAAAR; this comes from the coding sequence ATGAAAATTTACGCCATAAACGGTGGCCCGAGAAAAAAGTTCAATACCGCCAAGCTGCTTCAGGCGGCTCTGGACGGCGCGGCAGCAGCACCCTGTAGCGAAACAGTCGAAACTGAGATGATCCACCTCTACGATCTCAACTATAAGGGTTGCGTGAGCTGTTTTTCGTGCAAGCGGGTGGGCGGCAAGAGCTACGGGCACTGCGCAGTCAAGGACGATCTGGCCCCGGTGCTGGAAAAGCTCTCGCAGGCGGACGGGCTCATCTTTGGCAGCCCCATCTATTTTGGCAATGTCACTGGTATGATGCGCAGCTTTCTGGAGCGCCTGCTATTTCCCTTTTTCGTGTATGACAAAGATTACAGTTCGCTTGCTCCCAAGCGCATGCCCACGGCCTTTATCTACCCCATGAACGTGAGCAGCGAAGAAATGGAGCAGTACGGCTACCTCCAGAACCTCAAGGGCATGGAAACCTTTGTGGGCCGCCTCTTTGGCGAGCCGCAAGTGCAGCATGTCCACAATACCTATCAGTTTGACGACTACAGTAAGTACAAGTGCGAACGGTTCTCCGAGCCGGCAAAAGCCGCTTACCGCGACGCGCATTTTCCGCAAGATCTGGAAAATGCCCGCCGCATAGGCGCTGCAATGGTTGCCGCCGCCAGATAG